A region from the Polyangiaceae bacterium genome encodes:
- a CDS encoding tetratricopeptide repeat protein: MSEQLEETLDRLKTQLLLHPNDPWKRFHLGRTLARMGRPAEAADAFRRSIKNKPDNSEAHYQLGLVARELGNTEEAANAFGESTKHQPDFFDGYVMLAETASARGENDRAVEAYDKAIRLNPQRNDLLVAAARLRAKLEQHDLAVLAYEGALNAQPDFELMLELGRSFAALKRNEELYSLMQRALGLKHDSVEVWEQSGRSLRALNRSDEALDAFERVLRLEASHVEAANEAARICRELGRDDQAKSAYERARALSPKDPDLAVEHGQVLLRLREAEQAVAAFEHAQKHSETPNGLAHAGLGAAYNSLAKYIEAAAELEQATTIDPRSGYAWANLGVSYSKLNRREEATKALERAIEINPSDPDVLDTFANQQQAEGNLDKALDAYRRSVKVRPENPDALLQMGTILQGFARYAEALEPLQRACELRPELAVAHQRLGEVFRSLERHREAIRALEAAAQLQPTNFDVRVALGLSYQKLGEHPVAVEHFQRALEVKPEDLDVLGYLGTSQRVLGETNQAIDTLKKTASQRPEDVTTIAQLALAQVAIGDTDGAELTLRRGLKVDPNNPDLLLALGQVHASSGRHAEAVECFEKVQWVQPDNAEVARHLGGSLKDLGRTREAIETLSAVLQQHPHEVGIRFDLGKLLRFSGNAADAAQNLAQVVAQRPDDGQAQFEMGSALMTLGRTQEAANHFRQATRLIPDFADAFRQAAACFEQLGDHRSAMQARKQLLGIAPDDVKSRQGLARNYVALDRLNEAISELTLATQAAPEEFALFGELGGLLIRGGRFEEAILPLRTALKGEPESRVLRAQLSSAYERTGRKDEHIEQLEELVRLAPSVAPLRLQLAEARLDAKRTAGAIEAFEGAFGVDPTLPGIPAKIADLLVSEGKHQQAITWLERVAAAEPGNARGHVKLARAYREVSRWDDVGNEARTALNQNPADVEAQELLAEASERTGRLDQAISAYQQLVERSGQDPRLVYALGRCLLKGGRAPEAKIRLDQASKLDGNNALILFDLARAQTALGDPAAALGSVDQACALDPDNADYVRQRAALLSAQGRHSEAIDSFRKAISIDPSLVAARTGLGLALTHLGRDVEATRELEAAVESSPNDGVLRASLAFVYMRVGRLDEALAAYQATLELGLEDPDIYANTSRILLQLGRLDEAVAALRQVALLRPNDLQAQLKLASTLARLGYYTEAVAPYQHALRLSPRNPDVLFELALCFARAGNMAAAQQQQYTLGSIDPGRAAELERALSQPL, translated from the coding sequence ATGAGCGAACAACTCGAGGAGACGCTGGATCGACTCAAGACGCAGCTCTTGCTGCATCCGAACGATCCTTGGAAGCGGTTCCATTTGGGCCGCACGCTGGCACGCATGGGTCGCCCCGCGGAGGCGGCTGACGCGTTCCGACGTTCTATCAAAAACAAGCCGGACAACTCCGAAGCCCACTACCAGCTCGGTTTGGTGGCGCGGGAGCTGGGCAACACCGAGGAGGCGGCCAACGCGTTCGGCGAGAGCACCAAGCACCAGCCCGACTTCTTCGACGGCTACGTCATGCTCGCGGAGACGGCGTCGGCGCGCGGAGAAAACGACCGCGCGGTGGAAGCCTATGACAAGGCCATCCGGCTGAATCCGCAAAGAAACGATCTCTTGGTCGCCGCGGCACGCTTGCGCGCCAAGCTTGAACAGCACGACCTCGCAGTGCTCGCTTACGAAGGCGCCCTGAACGCTCAACCTGACTTCGAGCTGATGCTCGAGCTGGGGCGCTCGTTTGCAGCCTTGAAGCGCAACGAGGAGCTCTACTCCTTGATGCAGCGTGCCCTCGGCTTGAAGCACGACAGCGTGGAGGTCTGGGAGCAGAGCGGGCGGAGCTTGCGCGCGCTGAATCGGTCCGACGAAGCACTGGACGCCTTCGAGCGCGTGCTGCGGCTGGAGGCCTCCCACGTCGAGGCAGCGAACGAAGCCGCGCGGATATGTCGCGAGCTGGGGCGGGACGATCAAGCCAAGAGCGCCTACGAACGCGCTCGTGCGTTGAGCCCTAAGGATCCAGATCTCGCGGTGGAGCACGGCCAGGTGTTGCTCCGCTTGCGGGAGGCAGAGCAAGCCGTCGCCGCGTTCGAGCACGCACAGAAGCACAGCGAGACCCCAAACGGGCTCGCGCATGCTGGGCTGGGCGCCGCTTACAACTCCCTGGCCAAGTACATCGAGGCTGCGGCGGAGCTCGAGCAGGCGACCACCATCGACCCGCGATCGGGCTACGCCTGGGCGAATCTTGGCGTGTCGTACTCGAAGCTGAATCGCCGCGAGGAGGCGACCAAGGCGCTCGAACGCGCCATCGAGATCAATCCGTCGGACCCCGACGTGCTCGATACGTTCGCGAACCAGCAGCAAGCCGAAGGCAACCTCGACAAGGCCTTGGACGCCTACCGGCGTTCGGTGAAGGTGCGTCCGGAGAACCCCGACGCGCTGTTGCAGATGGGCACCATCCTCCAAGGCTTTGCTCGTTATGCGGAGGCGCTCGAGCCCCTGCAGCGCGCTTGTGAGCTCCGCCCGGAGCTAGCCGTTGCGCATCAGCGCCTCGGTGAGGTGTTTCGTTCGCTGGAGCGCCATCGCGAAGCCATCCGCGCCTTGGAGGCAGCGGCGCAACTCCAACCAACGAACTTCGATGTGCGCGTGGCGCTAGGGCTCTCCTATCAGAAGCTGGGCGAACACCCCGTTGCCGTTGAGCACTTTCAGCGCGCGTTGGAGGTCAAGCCCGAGGACTTGGACGTGCTCGGGTACCTCGGCACTTCCCAGCGCGTGTTGGGTGAGACCAACCAGGCCATCGACACCCTGAAGAAGACAGCGTCTCAGCGACCAGAGGATGTCACCACCATCGCGCAGCTCGCCCTCGCTCAGGTCGCGATTGGAGACACCGATGGCGCGGAGCTGACGCTACGCCGCGGTCTGAAGGTGGACCCCAACAACCCGGATCTGTTGCTCGCCCTGGGCCAGGTACATGCCAGCAGCGGAAGACACGCCGAGGCAGTGGAGTGCTTCGAGAAGGTGCAATGGGTTCAGCCGGACAACGCTGAAGTGGCCCGCCACCTCGGCGGCTCCTTGAAGGACCTGGGGCGCACTCGCGAAGCCATCGAGACTCTCTCCGCGGTTCTGCAACAACACCCGCACGAAGTGGGCATCCGCTTCGACCTAGGAAAGCTCCTGCGCTTCTCCGGTAATGCCGCGGACGCCGCACAAAACCTCGCGCAGGTCGTCGCGCAGAGGCCCGACGATGGCCAGGCGCAGTTCGAGATGGGCTCGGCGCTGATGACTCTGGGACGCACCCAGGAGGCAGCGAATCATTTCCGTCAGGCAACGCGCTTGATACCCGACTTTGCCGACGCCTTCCGACAGGCCGCCGCATGCTTCGAACAGCTCGGCGACCATCGCAGCGCCATGCAGGCGCGCAAGCAGCTGCTTGGCATTGCGCCGGATGACGTGAAGTCTCGCCAAGGTCTCGCGCGGAACTACGTCGCGCTCGACCGCCTCAATGAGGCGATCTCCGAGCTGACCCTGGCGACCCAGGCGGCGCCAGAGGAGTTCGCGCTGTTCGGTGAACTCGGCGGCTTGCTGATTCGGGGGGGGCGCTTCGAAGAGGCGATCCTGCCCCTGCGCACGGCGCTGAAGGGTGAACCCGAGAGCCGCGTGCTGAGAGCCCAGCTGTCCTCGGCCTATGAGCGCACTGGGCGCAAGGACGAACACATCGAGCAGCTCGAGGAGCTGGTGCGCCTTGCTCCGAGCGTCGCGCCGCTGCGGCTCCAGCTGGCCGAGGCGCGCCTGGACGCGAAGCGCACCGCCGGCGCCATCGAGGCGTTCGAGGGGGCGTTCGGTGTGGACCCGACTCTCCCAGGTATCCCGGCAAAGATCGCCGACTTGCTTGTCTCCGAGGGGAAACATCAGCAGGCGATCACCTGGCTCGAACGGGTCGCTGCGGCTGAGCCCGGCAACGCTCGCGGCCACGTCAAGTTGGCGCGCGCCTATCGCGAGGTTTCACGCTGGGATGACGTGGGCAATGAGGCGCGCACCGCCCTGAACCAGAACCCCGCGGATGTCGAAGCTCAAGAGCTGTTGGCCGAGGCCAGCGAACGCACCGGCCGCCTCGATCAAGCGATCAGCGCCTACCAGCAGCTCGTCGAGCGGAGCGGGCAGGACCCGAGGCTGGTGTACGCGTTGGGGCGTTGCTTGCTCAAGGGCGGCCGCGCTCCCGAAGCAAAGATCCGCTTGGATCAAGCGAGCAAGCTGGACGGGAACAACGCCCTGATCCTCTTCGATCTGGCGCGGGCACAGACCGCACTCGGTGACCCTGCGGCCGCCCTTGGTAGCGTGGACCAGGCGTGCGCCCTCGATCCGGACAACGCGGACTATGTTCGCCAGCGCGCGGCGCTGCTCAGCGCTCAAGGGCGACACTCCGAGGCCATCGACAGTTTCCGCAAGGCAATATCCATCGATCCGAGCCTGGTCGCAGCGCGCACCGGCCTCGGGCTCGCGCTGACTCATCTCGGACGCGACGTGGAGGCCACCCGGGAGCTCGAGGCGGCGGTGGAGTCTTCGCCAAACGACGGCGTGCTGCGTGCGTCTCTGGCCTTCGTCTACATGCGCGTGGGGCGCCTCGACGAGGCGCTGGCTGCCTACCAGGCCACCCTGGAGCTTGGCCTCGAGGATCCCGACATCTACGCGAACACCAGCCGCATCTTGCTTCAGCTGGGGCGCCTGGACGAGGCGGTGGCAGCGCTGCGGCAGGTGGCGCTGCTCAGGCCGAACGATCTCCAAGCACAGCTCAAGCTGGCTAGCACCTTGGCGCGTCTTGGCTACTACACCGAGGCAGTCGCGCCGTATCAGCACGCCCTGCGGCTCTCGCCGCGGAACCCGGATGTGTTGTTCGAGCTGGCGCTGTGCTTCGCGCGTGCAGGCAACATGGCGGCGGCTCAGCAGCAGCAGTACACGCTGGGGAGCATCGACCCGGGGCGTGCCGCAGAGCTCGAGCGCGCCCTCTCGCAGCCGCTCTGA
- the thiC gene encoding phosphomethylpyrimidine synthase ThiC, giving the protein MTDHSLPLRGAHNPSSTAEGTTPGSFANRADIGGPLTFSSPDTPGMPAPSDKTAWDFMPSGWSKHGDTWVAPAGFTPVTQLEHARLGTITPEMKRVSAREPHLTPEQVRVEVAAGRLILPANKVHLGYQLDPMSIGRASKTKVNANMGASPISSGTEQEVEKLRWAERWGADTVMDLSTGGDLDACRDAIIRNARVPIGTVPIYSMILGRKIEDLTEKIIMETLLHQAKQGVDYFTIHAGVMRAHLPLVQKRVIGIVSRGGSLLAKWMLVHGKENPMYTHFDEICDIMREYDVSFSLGDGLRPGGLADATDEAQLSELATLGELTEKAWRKGCQVMVEGPGHVPFDQIEYNMKLQRRLCHGAPFYVLGPLVTDVFPGYDHITSCIGATAAGYHGAAMLCYVTPKEHLGLPKKDDVKQGCIAYKIAAHAADVALGIPASRDWDDDLTKARAALNWEKHFDLAFDSDTARAFHDEDLDVDTDFCAMCGHDWCSVRISKEIAEFASGKADGYQRERVLKSAALTADQKEILEKRGVLSPEEIHKLASKTKRAVGAEESKASCHSDYVDPNSAQQIQEEKLVQLRTKQPDARA; this is encoded by the coding sequence ATGACCGACCACAGCCTGCCGTTGCGCGGCGCCCACAACCCGTCCAGCACCGCCGAGGGAACGACTCCCGGCTCATTCGCGAACCGCGCTGACATCGGTGGCCCGTTGACGTTTTCGTCCCCGGACACGCCCGGCATGCCCGCGCCCAGCGACAAGACGGCGTGGGACTTCATGCCCAGCGGTTGGTCGAAGCACGGCGACACCTGGGTCGCGCCCGCTGGCTTCACCCCAGTGACGCAGCTCGAGCACGCGCGCCTTGGCACCATCACCCCCGAGATGAAGCGCGTTTCCGCGCGGGAGCCGCACCTGACACCCGAGCAGGTGCGAGTCGAAGTCGCCGCTGGGCGGCTGATCCTCCCCGCCAACAAGGTGCACCTTGGTTACCAGCTCGACCCGATGAGCATCGGTCGCGCTTCGAAGACGAAGGTGAACGCGAATATGGGCGCGTCGCCGATCTCCTCTGGCACCGAGCAAGAGGTGGAGAAGCTGCGCTGGGCGGAGCGCTGGGGCGCGGACACCGTGATGGATCTCTCCACCGGTGGCGACCTCGACGCCTGCCGTGACGCGATTATTCGCAACGCACGCGTGCCGATCGGCACCGTGCCGATCTACTCGATGATCCTTGGCCGCAAGATCGAAGATCTGACGGAGAAGATCATCATGGAGACGCTGCTTCATCAGGCGAAGCAGGGCGTCGACTACTTCACGATCCACGCGGGCGTGATGCGCGCGCACTTGCCTCTCGTGCAGAAGCGCGTGATCGGCATCGTGAGTCGCGGCGGCTCGCTGCTCGCGAAGTGGATGCTGGTGCACGGCAAAGAGAACCCGATGTACACGCACTTCGACGAGATCTGCGACATCATGCGCGAGTACGACGTCTCGTTCTCGTTGGGTGACGGCCTGCGCCCCGGCGGCTTGGCAGACGCGACCGATGAGGCGCAGCTCTCGGAGCTCGCGACCCTCGGCGAGCTCACGGAGAAGGCGTGGCGCAAGGGCTGCCAGGTGATGGTCGAAGGCCCCGGTCACGTGCCCTTCGATCAGATCGAGTACAACATGAAGCTCCAGCGCCGCCTGTGTCACGGCGCGCCCTTCTACGTGCTGGGGCCGCTCGTGACCGACGTGTTCCCCGGCTACGACCACATCACGAGCTGCATCGGCGCAACCGCCGCGGGCTACCACGGTGCGGCGATGCTCTGCTACGTCACGCCCAAGGAGCACCTCGGCCTACCGAAGAAGGACGACGTGAAGCAGGGCTGCATCGCCTACAAGATCGCAGCTCACGCCGCAGACGTTGCCCTGGGGATCCCCGCGAGCCGCGACTGGGACGATGATCTCACCAAGGCGCGGGCCGCGCTCAACTGGGAGAAGCACTTCGACCTCGCCTTCGACTCCGACACCGCGCGCGCGTTCCACGACGAAGACCTCGACGTGGACACGGACTTCTGCGCGATGTGCGGTCACGACTGGTGCTCCGTGCGCATCTCCAAGGAGATCGCCGAGTTCGCCTCCGGAAAAGCGGACGGCTACCAGCGCGAGCGGGTGCTGAAGTCCGCGGCGCTCACCGCGGACCAGAAAGAGATCCTCGAGAAGCGCGGCGTGCTGAGTCCTGAGGAGATCCACAAGCTGGCTTCCAAGACCAAGCGCGCTGTGGGCGCGGAGGAATCGAAGGCCTCGTGTCACTCCGATTACGTCGATCCGAATTCTGCGCAACAAATCCAGGAGGAAAAGCTGGTTCAGCTGCGCACCAAGCAACCGGACGCCCGCGCGTAG
- a CDS encoding M28 family peptidase: MRPNVDSPPQPARAWTWRAALRMVLCLALSLIALGLCLGASAPPTPVSRSAGPSELSAERAAETLDLLLGPRPHSVASDSNLRVRNRILRELRRLGYAPKLQHALSCHPGLCAEVDNIFFGVPGTHPDAGTILLAAHYDSVPAAQGAADDGIGTATLIEFARALKHRPPTKQSLLFLFTDGEEAGLLGMRAFVGHPDFHSVTYVLNFEARGNRGPMLLFETGNGDAPLVAAFGRHASRPLTSSLFQSVYRELPNDTDFSVALRTGRRGLNFACIGGMEHYHTAYDDLEHLNIGTLQHSLDNLDASLTGIDALAGTPAAAPVESEPNYFDLLGSRIVFIPTWFGYLATLLGLLLPCGIAAWQRSTLRWRALFGSLGLTLCGLLVSVLLNAAFGLLLHWAGRAPAPWVAHGGYVVVTAAGLGLSWLFWQAGLNRGDREPASLEPLPSLEQLIPIGLLFGLLGLALLGALPGAAYLAYLPGLGLALLSTATACVRQHQRRSGNKSGSKLAWLVWGGGAAIAFCVAIAWFPVLTQLYAALGLIALPAMGALWLLWGISLLPLMPAQSRRLLPWALLLCCSIGGITLLQEPYTHEVPQRASVGVVYDATQQTGRVLVDTSYGDVPPKLREVLKLDTPAGPSFPWLGGWRDLSESGPSDWKSPIRSNLVTRKRQAFPDGIHFELDWRRQLWAEAVSLSLPHDTPAELSYMLNGGEPQLATPKFVQGASDPTKSMPTNWKRWALVGNPRAPLRVLLKVPAQPAKLQVLVCEHRFNLPDDVARDVEANRPSNAVPSQFGDNSAICHTETL; the protein is encoded by the coding sequence GTGCGGCCGAATGTCGACTCACCTCCGCAGCCTGCAAGGGCCTGGACCTGGCGGGCTGCGCTGCGCATGGTGCTGTGCTTAGCGCTGAGCCTGATCGCGCTTGGGCTCTGCCTGGGCGCGTCGGCGCCGCCTACGCCAGTCAGCCGCAGCGCAGGTCCATCAGAACTCTCCGCTGAGCGCGCGGCAGAGACCCTCGATCTGCTCCTCGGCCCCCGTCCCCACTCCGTCGCGAGCGATAGCAACCTAAGAGTGCGCAACCGTATCCTCCGGGAACTGCGCCGCCTGGGCTACGCCCCCAAGCTACAGCACGCTTTGAGCTGTCACCCGGGCCTTTGCGCGGAGGTCGACAACATCTTCTTCGGCGTGCCAGGGACCCATCCGGACGCCGGCACCATCCTGCTCGCAGCGCACTACGACTCCGTGCCCGCCGCCCAGGGCGCCGCGGACGACGGTATCGGCACGGCGACCCTGATCGAGTTCGCCCGCGCGCTCAAGCACCGCCCGCCGACCAAGCAGAGCTTGCTCTTCCTCTTCACCGACGGCGAAGAGGCTGGGCTCCTGGGCATGCGCGCGTTCGTCGGCCATCCAGATTTCCACTCGGTAACGTACGTGCTCAACTTCGAGGCGCGGGGCAATCGCGGCCCGATGCTGCTGTTCGAGACCGGAAACGGGGATGCCCCGCTCGTCGCCGCGTTTGGTCGCCACGCCTCACGCCCTTTAACGAGCTCGCTCTTCCAGAGCGTGTATCGCGAGCTACCGAACGACACGGACTTCAGCGTCGCCCTACGAACCGGCAGGCGCGGGCTGAACTTCGCATGCATCGGCGGCATGGAGCACTACCACACCGCCTACGACGACCTCGAGCACCTGAACATCGGGACGCTGCAGCACAGCCTAGACAACCTAGACGCTTCGCTCACAGGCATCGACGCGCTAGCAGGCACCCCCGCGGCCGCACCGGTTGAAAGCGAGCCAAACTACTTCGATCTGCTAGGCAGCAGGATTGTCTTCATTCCGACCTGGTTCGGCTATCTGGCAACGCTGCTGGGGCTGTTACTTCCGTGCGGCATTGCCGCTTGGCAACGCTCGACGCTGCGCTGGCGTGCCCTCTTCGGCTCTCTCGGGTTGACTCTGTGTGGCCTCCTCGTCAGTGTGCTCTTGAACGCCGCCTTCGGCCTGTTGCTGCACTGGGCGGGCCGCGCACCAGCGCCATGGGTGGCCCACGGCGGCTATGTCGTCGTCACGGCCGCCGGGCTCGGCCTCTCTTGGCTGTTCTGGCAAGCTGGCCTGAATCGCGGCGACCGCGAACCCGCCAGTCTCGAGCCTCTGCCAAGCCTCGAACAGCTCATTCCGATCGGATTGCTGTTTGGTCTGCTGGGGCTCGCCCTGCTCGGTGCGCTGCCAGGTGCTGCGTATTTGGCTTACCTACCGGGCCTCGGCCTAGCGTTGCTCAGCACCGCCACCGCCTGCGTTCGCCAGCATCAACGGCGGAGCGGTAACAAAAGCGGCAGCAAGCTCGCGTGGCTGGTTTGGGGGGGAGGAGCAGCCATCGCTTTCTGCGTGGCAATTGCGTGGTTTCCCGTGCTGACTCAGCTGTATGCCGCCCTCGGCTTGATCGCGCTACCCGCAATGGGCGCGCTGTGGCTGCTTTGGGGGATCAGCCTGTTGCCGCTGATGCCCGCCCAGAGCCGCCGCCTGCTGCCTTGGGCGCTGCTCCTCTGCTGCAGCATCGGCGGCATCACACTCCTGCAAGAGCCTTACACGCACGAGGTGCCACAGCGCGCATCCGTGGGTGTCGTCTACGACGCCACCCAGCAGACGGGTCGCGTGCTCGTCGACACCAGCTACGGTGATGTACCTCCCAAGCTCCGAGAGGTCCTGAAGCTCGATACCCCCGCCGGCCCTAGCTTCCCCTGGCTGGGCGGCTGGCGAGATCTCAGCGAGAGCGGGCCGAGTGACTGGAAGAGCCCCATCCGCTCCAACCTGGTCACCCGAAAGCGCCAGGCGTTTCCCGACGGAATTCACTTCGAGTTGGACTGGCGACGCCAGCTCTGGGCCGAGGCCGTCAGCCTGAGCCTGCCCCACGACACTCCTGCAGAGCTGAGCTACATGCTGAACGGTGGCGAACCCCAACTCGCCACGCCAAAGTTTGTTCAAGGAGCGAGCGACCCGACCAAGAGCATGCCCACGAACTGGAAGCGCTGGGCACTCGTCGGTAACCCTCGCGCTCCGCTACGGGTACTGCTCAAGGTACCGGCGCAGCCGGCCAAGCTACAGGTGCTGGTTTGCGAACATCGCTTCAATCTGCCAGACGACGTCGCCCGAGACGTTGAGGCCAATCGACCGAGCAACGCCGTGCCGTCCCAGTTTGGCGACAACTCGGCCATTTGCCACACGGAAACACTTTAG
- a CDS encoding SH3 domain-containing protein: protein MSSQVVPPDPSSPAFLRLNRFLAMTASDRGPLADFLHLAGIVALVGSALSLAIAVIWFGVRSPAAEPPRLPPAQFQSSLDPQDPVPKIELPAAAPVSSAAEQSASPPEKEKAEPEAKAEEAAVATDDSAAKKPTLPPGFFQSPRAMVHEVFGTATDKEPYLALRSRPAREANLLGKLDDGTQLKVINRFGKWQFVQVLDGKLKGTEGFVYGKYVRPFGSDFR, encoded by the coding sequence GTGTCGTCTCAGGTCGTACCTCCGGATCCCAGTTCGCCCGCCTTCCTTCGCTTGAATCGCTTTTTGGCGATGACTGCGTCGGATCGCGGTCCCCTCGCTGACTTCCTGCACCTCGCAGGGATCGTGGCGTTGGTTGGCAGTGCTCTCAGCCTCGCGATCGCCGTGATTTGGTTCGGTGTGCGTTCGCCAGCTGCTGAGCCCCCACGGCTGCCGCCAGCGCAGTTCCAGTCGAGCCTCGATCCGCAGGATCCAGTGCCGAAGATCGAGCTTCCCGCTGCAGCACCGGTCAGCTCCGCCGCTGAGCAGAGCGCCTCACCCCCCGAAAAGGAAAAGGCAGAGCCTGAGGCGAAGGCCGAAGAGGCAGCGGTCGCGACGGATGATTCTGCAGCGAAGAAGCCGACGTTGCCTCCCGGCTTCTTTCAGAGTCCTCGTGCGATGGTGCATGAGGTGTTCGGAACCGCCACGGACAAGGAACCCTACTTGGCGTTGCGTTCTCGACCCGCCCGCGAAGCCAACTTGCTCGGCAAGCTGGACGATGGCACCCAGCTGAAGGTGATCAATCGTTTTGGAAAGTGGCAGTTCGTGCAGGTCTTGGACGGCAAGCTCAAAGGCACCGAAGGCTTCGTGTACGGTAAGTACGTGCGTCCCTTTGGGAGCGATTTTCGGTGA